Proteins encoded within one genomic window of Pygocentrus nattereri isolate fPygNat1 chromosome 9, fPygNat1.pri, whole genome shotgun sequence:
- the bhlhe23 gene encoding class E basic helix-loop-helix protein 23 — protein sequence MNAREENLLKSISGDALLDLTQRYGQSALAFGAGRGAESPARCYPLAPAAAAAAAADFLSSRAAKAGESGGEHTSDDDDGFELDARKRSPAFHDVHGDGHLDGHGGHDGDEKRAGGALAKKPKEQRSLRLSINARERRRMHDLNDALDGLRAVIPYAHSPSVRKLSKIATLLLAKNYILMQAQALEEMRRLVAYLNQGQAVTSSPVAPALAPFGQAAVYPFTGAALASCAEKCAYPGSPASLFKHCGDKP from the coding sequence ATGAACGCCCGAGAGGAGAACCTGCTGAAGTCGATCAGCGGCGACGCGCTGCTGGACCTCACGCAGCGCTACGGCCAGTCGGCGCTCGCTTTCGGCGCCGGCCGTGGTGCTGAAAGCCCCGCGCGCTGCTACCCTCTCGCtcccgccgccgccgccgcggCCGCAGCCGACTTCCTGTCCTCGCGGGCGGCCAAAGCAGGCGAGAGCGGCGGCGAGCACACGAGCGACGACGACGACGGCTTCGAGCTGGACGCGCGCAAGAGGAGCCCGGCTTTCCACGACGTGCACGGCGACGGCCACCTGGACGGCCACGGCGGACACGACGGCGACGAGAAGCGCGCGGGCGGCGCGCTCGCCAAGAAGCCCAAGGAGCAGCGCTCGCTGCGGCTGAGCATCAACGCGCGCGAGCGGCGGCGCATGCACGACCTGAACGACGCGCTGGACGGCCTGCGCGCCGTCATCCCCTACGCGCACAGCCCGTCCGTGCGCAAACTGTCCAAGATCGCCACGCTGCTGCTCGCCAAGAACTACATCCTGATGCAGGCGCAGGCGCTCGAGGAGATGCGCCGGCTCGTGGCCTACCTCAACCAGGGCCAGGCGGTCACGTCGTCGCCCGTGGCGCCTGCACTCGCGCCCTTCGGACAGGCCGCCGTGTACCCGTTCACGGGCGCGGCGCTGGCCAGCTGCGCCGAGAAGTGCGCGTACCCGGGCTCGCCCGCGAGCCTCTTCAAACACTGCGGGGACAAGCCTTGA